The Elephas maximus indicus isolate mEleMax1 chromosome 19, mEleMax1 primary haplotype, whole genome shotgun sequence genome contains a region encoding:
- the LOC126061939 gene encoding keratin, type I cytoskeletal 24-like, producing the protein MSCSSRISPSRAGGSSSVRVSAGRSSFSSGSRCGLGGGSARGFRAGVSSYGLSGGSGCGFGGSFGGSFGSCSVGGSFGGSGAGFGGGSGFGGSSGFGGGSGFGSGASGGFYSYGGGMGGGVGNGGLFSGGEKQTMQNLNDRLANYLDKVRALEEANTDLENKIKEWYEKFGPGSRDGASKRDYSKYYPIIEDLRNQIITATTENAGIILQIDNARLAADDFRLKYENELYVRQSVEADINGMRRVLDDLTMTRSDLEIQIESLTEELAYLKKNHEEQMKSMQGSSGGDVTVEMNAAPGTDLTKLLNDMRAQYEELAEQNRREAEDQFNKQSASLQAQISTDAGQASSAKNEITELKRTLQALEIELQSQLAMKSSLEGTLAGTEAGYVAQLSGIQTQINSLEEQVCQIRGETECQNAEYEQLLNIKTRLEMEIETYRRLLNGEGGDSGFGRTDFRNSGSRNTECRNTGSSGWVSGGDSRSGSSSGQGRDPSKTRVTKTIIEEVVDGKVVSSHVSNVSEVKLK; encoded by the exons ATGTCCTGCTCATCTCGCATCTCCCCCTCCAGGGCTGGGGGCAGCAGCTCTGTCAGGGTGTCTGCTGGCCGGAGCAGCTTCAGCAGTGGAAGCAGATGTGGCCTGGGGGGCGGCTCTGCCCGGGGCTTCCGAGCAGGAGTCAGCAGCTACGGCCTGAGTGGGGGGTCTGGCTGTGGCTTTGGAGGCAGCTTTGGAGGGAGCTTTGGTAGCTGCTCAGTAGGAGGCAGTTTTGGAGGTTCTGGAGCTGGCTTTGGTGGGGGTTCTGGTTTCGGCGGGAGTTCTGGATTTGGTGGGGGTTCTGGATTTGGCAGTGGTGCTAGTGGAGGCTTCTACAGCTATGGTGGTGGTATGGGTGGTGGTGTTGGCAATGGGGGACTTTTCTCTGGAGGTGAAAAGCAAACCATGCAGAACCTCAATGACCGCCTGGCCAATTACCTAGACAAAGTCAGAGCCCTAGAGGAGGCCAACACTGACCTAGAGAACAAAATCAAGGAGTGGTATGAAAAATTTGGGCCCGGGTCTAGAGACGGTGCATCTAAAAGAGATTACAGCAAGTACTACCCAATAATTGAAGATCTGAGGAATCAG ATCATTACTGCCACTACTGAAAATGCTGGCATCATTTTACAAATTGACAATGCCAGGTTGGCAGCTGATGACTTCAGACTGAa GTATGAGAACGAGCTGTATGTCCGGCAGAGCGTGGAGGCTGACATCAACGGCATGCGGAGGGTCCTTGATGACCTGACCATGACACGTTCTGACCTGGAGATCCAGATCGAGAGCCTCACTGAAGAGCTGGCCTACCTGAAGAAGAACCACGAGGAG CAAATGAAGAGTATGCAAGGCAGCTCTGGAGGTGACGTGACTGTAGAAATGAACGCTGCCCCAGGAACTGACCTGACCAAATTACTGAATGACATGAGGGCGCAGTACGAGGAGCTGGCTGAGCAAAACCGCCGGGAGGCCGAGGACCAATTTAACAAGCAG agtGCATCACTGCAAGCCCAGATCTCTACTGATGCTGGGCAGGCCAGTTCCGCCAAGAATGAGATAACAGAACTGAAACGTACACTGCAAGCCCTGGAAATTGAGCTTCAGTCCCAACTTGCCATG AAAAGTTCCCTGGAAGGAACCCTGGCTGGCACAGAAGCGGGTTATGTGGCTCAGCTGTCAGGAATACAGACGCAGATCAACAGCCTGGAGGAGCAGGTCTGCCAGATTCGGGGCGAGACCGAGTGCCAGAATGCAGAATATGAGCAGCTGCTGAACATCAAGACCCGCCTGGAGATGGAGATCGAGACCTACCGCCGCCTGCTCAATGGAGAAGGAGG TGATTCTGGTTTTGGAAGAACTGATTTTAGAAACTCAGGGTCCAGAAACACAGAGTGCAGAAACACAGGATCCAGTGGTTGGGTATCTGGTGGTGACTCAaggtctggaagctcttctggtCAAGGAAGAG ATCCAAGCAAAACCAGAGTGACTAAGACCATCATAGAGGAGGTGGTGGAtggcaaggttgtctcatctcaTGTCAGCAATGTTTCTGAAGTAAAACTTAAATAA